From Mya arenaria isolate MELC-2E11 chromosome 12, ASM2691426v1, the proteins below share one genomic window:
- the LOC128211062 gene encoding uncharacterized protein LOC128211062, protein MATQMLPRGSALAGDKSRTVPSDDVGLNNSFHSRRTPQSPVFIPPNEFRMKLLKRILSVDGTIDNKALKKLQKTSSERTLQANILFENGDVGTLISLDRNKEESERKEPENNENDGTLPPVQTQQEKKLERPRDGLPRERPLKLPPIMLPPMYTLAARPLMVRDYSGPPYIPPPPEEEDWEDLQDCRYLRPAKKQFKATKGSKSFLLLNSS, encoded by the coding sequence ATGGCAACCCAGATGTTACCTCGAGGGTCGGCGCTGGCAGGCGATAAGTCACGAACTGTACCCAGTGACGACGTGGGATTGAATAACAGTTTTCACAGCAGAAGGACCCCGCAGTCGCCAGTGTTTATTCCTCCAAATGAGTTCAGGATGAAACTCTTGAAACGAATTCTTTCCGTGGATGGAACCATTGACAATAAGGCGCTGAAGAAGTTACAGAAAACATCCAGTGAACGAACATTACAAGCGAACATTTTATTCGAAAATGGGGACGTTGGGACTTTAATATCGTTAGACAGAAATAAAGAGGAGTCGGAAAGGAAGGAACCGGAAAACAACGAAAATGACGGCACCCTGCCACCCGTGCAGACGCAACAAGAGAAGAAACTTGAGCGACCACGTGACGGCTTGCCTCGGGAGCGACCTCTGAAGCTGCCGCCCATCATGCTTCCACCGATGTACACGCTGGCGGCACGGCCGCTGATGGTGCGCGATTATTCTGGACCGCCTTACATCCCACCGCCCCCGGAAGAGGAGGACTGGGAGGATCTTCAGGACTGTCGCTACCTCCGCCCCGCCAAGAAACAGTTCAAGGCCACAAAGGGCAGCAAGAGTTTCCTGCTTCTCAACAGCAGCTAA